One stretch of Arachis hypogaea cultivar Tifrunner chromosome 20, arahy.Tifrunner.gnm2.J5K5, whole genome shotgun sequence DNA includes these proteins:
- the LOC112785732 gene encoding uncharacterized protein, with protein sequence MAKPRRITLHEQGAPDLILQPLQARYPNLDPNFELKNSLINLLPKYHGLPGQDPIRHLRDFQVACSTARRHGADEIAIMVFAFPFSLEGSAKEWFYFQPEEVVTEWDLLKREFLDKFFPPEKTDYIQKEISSIMQIDQETLYEYWTQLKRLLESCPHHGLDTHLLISYFTGGLCAADKRLFSVSSGGSLSKNKMAAEAWSLINDVAKDTQHVRVRNNPPKSMVEAPPSESALTKVLGDMTTLLTEIRKEQKAFQSIQAIQAPPQILQLKGPPRVCGLCSSTAHYTDQCHQVQEGYTLAVANVNYNNLPPYQSQGQSNYSHGNSFNQGWRDNAQGSNHNQRWNQGNSSSHYYNNNQPSSQYHNNTNQNQHNQPYQHSQQNHNNNHRYQTPHQRQQTNQPSSSPANQGDDSHRVLYQEQERLRAMIEKNEEKNRTLNTQVSTMSAQMSSIAKILSRLTLPPTTNTNTNQASSSSNLPSQPLPNPKGSINAITLRSGTMLEEVEPKPIKLAADVPNVEVGETMEINEDDKEKKVAKEEEEQLRAKEPKRQNNLEEQVLTPFPTLAKKAKKHEELDPNIVQIVKNVEVTIPLFDAIHQVPKYAKFLKDVCTHKEEIGGLGMNLLGNSISSVMDDFLEKYSDPGPCLVSCMIGE encoded by the coding sequence ATGGCGAAGCCACGTAGGATTACCTTGCACGAACAAGGAGCACCAGATCTCATTCTTCAACCGTTGCAAGctaggtatccaaatcttgatCCGAATTTTGAGTTGAAGAATAGTCTGAttaacttgcttcctaagtacCATGGACTACCGGGCCAAGACCCCATTAGGCACTTGAGAgactttcaagttgcttgttctacagcTCGAAGGCATGGTGCCGATGAGAttgctatcatggtttttgctttccccttctctcttgagGGGTCGGCAAAAGAGTGGTTCTACTTCCAACCGGAAGAAGTGGTGACTGAATGGGACCTATTGAAAAGAGAGTTCTTAGACAAGTTCTTTCCCCCGGAGAAAACTGACTACATCCAGAAGGAAATTTCTAGTATAATGCAAATAGACCAAGAGACACTCTATGAATATTGGACTCAACTTAAGAGATTGTTAGAATCTTGTCCACATCATGGGTTagacactcacttgctcattagctatttTACTGGAGGTCTTTGTGCAGCGGATAAAAGATTGTTCTCTGTctctagtggtggttccctttctAAGAACAAGATGGCGGCGGAAGCATGGAGTTTGATCAATGATGTCGCCAAGGATACCCAACATGTGAGGGTAAGGAACAACCCTCCCAAGAGTATGGTGGAAGCACCTCCTTCCGAATCAGCTTTGACTAAAGTGCTTGGAGACATGACCACTCTCCTCACGGAGATTCGCAAAGAACAAAAGGCATTTCAAtcaatccaagccatccaagccccacctcaaATCCTCCAACTTAAAGGACCTCCTAGAGTATGTGGTTTATGCTCTAGTACCGcacattacaccgaccaatgccatcaaGTCCAAGAGGGTTACACTCTCGCGGTAGCCAACGTGAACTACAACAACCTTCCACCCTATCAATCTCAAGGTCAAAGCAATTACTCCCACGGTAATAGTTttaatcaagggtggagggacaaTGCCCAAGGAAGCAaccacaatcaaagatggaaccaAGGAAACTCATCTTCTCATTACTACAACAACAACCAACCTTCTTCTCAATATCACAACAATACCAACCAAAATCAACATAACCAACCATACCAACACTCACAACAAAATCACAACAATAACCATAGATACCAAACGCCTCACCAAAGACAACAAACCAATCAACCCTCTTCTTCTCCCGCAAATCAAGGTGATGACTCTCACCGTGTACTCTACCAAGAACAAGAGAGACTTAGGGCTATGATAgagaaaaatgaagagaaaaataGGACTCTCAATACACAAGTTAGCACTATGAGTGCTCAAATGTCCTCCATAGCCAAGATTCTCTCAAGGTTGACCCTACCTCCTACCACCAATACCAACACTAACCAAGCCTCTAGCTCATCTAACCTTCCTTCTCAACCTCTCCCAAACCCAAAGGGTAGCATCAATGCAATCACCTTGAGGAGTGGTACAATGCTTGAGGAAGTTGAACCCAAGCCCATCAAGTTGGCAGCGGATGTTCCTAATGTGGAAGTTGGTGAAACAATGGAGATAAATGAAGATGACAAGGAGAAAAAAGTtgcaaaggaagaagaagagcaaTTGAGGGCCAAGGAACCGAAGCGGCAGAATAACTTAGAGGAACAAGTCCTTACACCTTTCCCTACGTTAGCAAAGAAGGCCAAGAAGCATGAGGAGCTTGATCCCAACATAGTGCAAATCGTCAAGAATGTGGAGGTTACTATTCCACTCTTTGATGCTATACATCAAGTTCCGAAATATGCTAAATTCCTTAAGGATGTGTGCACTCATAAAGAGGAGATTGGTGGACTAGGGATGAATCTATTAGGCAATTCTATTTCTTCTGTGATGGATGATTTTCTTGAAAAGTATAGTGATCCCGGTCCTTGCTTGGTATCTTGTATGATTGGTGAGtga